DNA from Leptotrichia trevisanii DSM 22070:
ACTTTCAGGAAAAACATTGCCGTGTCAAGATATTCATTTTATCAAAGGCAGATGTACAGGACTTTCGGGATGAATCCTTTTTACTGTCCAGCATGCAAGGTTAAAATGATTGTATGGGAATTTTATCATTACAGATATCCGCCCCTCAAAAAATACTATTAATATTTTATTAATCCAACTAGGTTGGATATTTTGTCGTAGACATTTGTATATTTATTTGACAAAAGAAGAGGAAAAGAGGCTGACGCCTCTTTTAAAATTATCAAATATATCAGTAAATACCTAAAAAATATGAATTTAATTTCCTTATAAATAAAAAACATACCCAGTTTCGAATTTTTTCAATCTAAAATCTGGGTATATTTTTATTTTATTCTTCCTTTACCTCCACCGCCTGTGGATAAATCTCCACAATTTCATTCGCAATCTTGTCAATTTCAGCAATCAGATAATCTGTGCTCCCTCTATCGCCTTTCATAGCAATTCTTACGTGAACACAGCCTTCCTTTGCATACGGAGCAACAGTTGGATTTGACATTTCAAAATAATTTTTTAGCCTGTCGTCAATCTTCCCTTCTGGAACTCCCTTTATTTCAAGAGTTTTCATTAGTAAAATATCATTTGAATACTGTTTTAAAAGTGGCAAAACTTGATTATCCACCATCCAAGTCATTTCTCTTGGAGGCCCTGGCAATACTATTATTTTTTTATTATCTTTTTCATAAAAAAATCCTGGTGCAAGCCCAACTTCATTTTCAAGCAATTTTGAATTTTTTAAAATCGAAGCCTCTTTTCTCCCACCAGAAGCCACTTCTCCAAAGCCCTTCTCATTATATTTTTTTACAATCAAGTCATAGTACCGCTCAATCACTTCCAGCTCTTCTCCAAAATAATTAGCTACAACTTCCTTCGTAATATCATCAACCGTAGGCCCAAGCCCTCCAGTAGTAATTACCAAATCCACCCTTTTAAAAGCATTTTCCAGACACTCCATAAGCCGTCCGTAATTATCCCCAACAGTAGTCTGATAATACAAATCAATCCCAATATTTGTAAGTTTTGCCGAAATATACTGTGCATTCGTATTCACTATATCTCCTACCAGCAATTCTGTTCCAACGCATATAATTTCTGTCTTCATTTCCATTTCCTTCTTTTATTTTTTTATTTACTTTTCATTTAAAATACCGCTAAATAAGTTTCAAAATTAAAAATCCTATTCAACGGTAAATTTTATTTTTTTATTGCTTTTGATTTTTATTATTTTTTGAAAATAATCGACTCATAAGGCTTCAAAATAATTTTTTCACCTTTAATTTCAGGATTAGTTTCATAATTTGATAATAAAATCTGAGCATTTTCTAAGCCTTTAATCCCATTTTTTTCCAATTCAAATTCCGCTTCTGGTTCATAAAAGTTACTAATTACAACTAATTCTCCATTTTCTCCAACCCGTTTGTAAGCATATACATTTTTATTTTCCAAATCAATGTCTTCATACTTTCCAGTTACTATCAATTCTTCATTTCTTCTTAAATCAATTAATTTTTTGTAATGATAGAATACTGAATTTTTATCTTTTAAAGCCGCCTCAGCATTGATTGTCTTATAATTTTCAGGCACTCCAATCCATGGGGTTCCAGTCGTAAATCCTGCATTTTCAGAATCATTCCATTGAACAGGCGTTCTAGAATTATCTCTTGATTTCTGCATTAAGATTTCGATGGCTTCTTCTTCTGAACATCCTTTATCCAATAAAATTTTGTAATTATTGGTTGATTCAACATCACGATATTTACTAATATCATCAAAATACGGATTTGTCATTCCAAATTCTTCTCCCTGATAAATGTAAGGTGTGCCTTGAAGTCCATGAAGAACTGTGGCAAGCATTTTAGCCGACTCGTTATGGTATTCCTTATCATTTCCAAATCTTGACAATGCTCTTGGCTGATCGTGGTTATTCCAAAAAGTAGCATTCCAGCCGTTCCCTTCATACATTCCAATTTGCCATTTAGAGAATATTTTTTTCAATTCCACAAAATCAAACGGTGCTTTCGCCCATTTCTCCCCATTTGGATAGTCAACTTTCAGATGATGAAACGAAAATGCCATTGATAGTTCCTTTTCATCAGGATTTGAATATCTAATACAATTCTCAAGGCTTGTAGACGACATTTCTCCGACTGTAATAAGTTCTCCTCCTCCAAAGGCTTCCCTGTTCATTTCCTTCAAAAATTCATGGATTCTAGGCCCATCTGTATAAAATCTTCTTCCATCAGGGACAAATCTCGTATCAGTTCCGTCATCATTTAAAAATCTCTGATCCTTTGATATAAGATTTATAACATCCAGTCTAAATCCATCTACACCTTTATTCAGCCAAAATTTTATCATTTCATATACCTTTTTTCTTACATTTTCATTTTCCCAGTTTAAGTCAGCTTGAGTCACATCGAACAAATGTAAATAGTATTGCCCTCTCTTTTCAGAATATTGCCAGGCATTTCCACCAAATTTTGACTGCCAGTTTGTAGGCTCTTTCCCGTCAACTGCATCTTTCCATATATAGAAATCCTTATATTCAGGATCTCCAGCCTCAGACTTTTTAAACCACTCATTTTCAGTTGAAGAGTGATTTACAACAATATCCATAACTATTTTTAAATCTCTTTTATGTGCTTCCGCCAGCATTTCTTCAAAATCCGCCATTGTTCCGTAATTAGGATCAATATTGTAGTAGTCACTTATATCGTATCCATTGTCATTCTGTGGAGACTTATACATTGGAGTAATCCAGATTACTTCCACTCCAAGTTCCTTCAGATAATCAAGTTTCTCGATAATTCCCCTTATATCCCCTTCTCCACTTCCAGTCGTATCATTGAAACTCTTTGGATAAATTTGATAAACTACCGATTTATGCCACCATTTTTGATTAAAATTTTTTTTCATAAAATCAGCTCCTAACTTTTTATTTATTTCATTATTTCTTTTTAATTATACCTTATTATCCTCGTATGTACAACCAGATTCTCTACTTCTCCCTAAAAAAAAAGAGCAGTCTATGACTACTCAAACATTCACTACCACAATGGTATAAAATTTTATTTCACTACTATATAAAGCTATTAATTATCTTTATTTATTCTGCTTCCTTTCCGCCTGTATATCCAAAAACATAATCCAGATTTATATTTTTCATTGAATTAAACACACTTTGCTTTACTCCCGGATTTTTTTCTTCAAGCTCGGCTAATAAATTTTTTACTTCCCTACGTTTGCTCGAAGTTTTTCCAGCTTCGATTGTACATCCACAGTTCATTGCACGGATTCCGTTTGTTTTTGTGTAATCAATTATGTCAGCTTCCTTTACATAGATTAATGGACGAATCAACTCCAATTTCCCAGAAGTTGAAGGAACTTTTGGGGTCATTGTCTTCATTGTTCCTGCATAAAGCATGTTTATAAGAGTTGTTTCAATTACATCATCAAAATGGTGCCCAAGCGTCAATTTATTAAATCCAAGTTCCTCTACTTGCGTATACAAAATTCCACGCCTCATTTTAGCACATAAAAAACACGGATAGTCCTTTGCTTTTTCATTTGCAATTTCCCAAATATTCGTATTAATAATATCACAGTCGATATTTAACTTATCCAGATTATTTTTAAAATTATCCAAATCAGAATTTCTAAATCCTGGATTCAAGCTAACCGCCTTAAATTCAAAATTTTTCCGTCTATCTTTCTTCAATTCCTGAAACAGCTTTACTAAAAGCAGGCTATCCTTCCCACCAGACACACCAATCGCAATTTTATCCCCATCCTGTATCATATCAAAATCACTAATTGCCTTCAAAAATTTTGCCCATATACTTTTTTTATAAGTTGTTGTTATACTTTTCTCAATTTCCTTCACATCCTTCATCGGACAATCTGGAAGAATTGTCTCACATAATAAATTTACCACTTTTCTCTCCCTTAACATTTTCTTTTTTATAAACAGTATTCAAATAATAAAAAGTTGCCATTGATAAGTTTTATTACTTACTTTAAGACAACTTTCTAAAATAAAATTGTATTTAATCACAAATATCTAATTGAATTTTAAACAATTCCTAAATTTGCTGTTCCAAAATTTAATTTTTTATTTTTTTTATTTTCTTCCTCAATTACATTTCTGTATTTATTTTCAATATAATGTATTTTTTCGATAAGTCCTTCGTCCCTCGAATCAATTCTGAAAGCCGCCTTGTATTCTTCAAGTGCTTTTTTATGTCGTCCCATATGTTCGTATTTTCTAGCAAAATCAATATGTGCGATATACATGTCAAAATCAAGGAATATAGCAAGTTCATAACAGTCAACTGCTTCTGAGATTTTACCTTTTCTTGAATAAATATTTCCCAGAAGGAATAATATGAATGGCTCATCCTCCGTACTTATATCAAGTGCCTTATTAAAATTTTTCTCAGCTTTGTCAAGTTCTTCATTTTCATAGTACAAATAACCTAGAAACGCTCTCGTTTCAATTTCCTCAGGTTTCAATTTTACTAATTTCTCATAAATTTTGATTGCTTTGTCATTTTCTTTTAATGCGTGATAAATGGAAGCTAGTGTCTTTAATACTTCCACATCATCAGGATTTTCTTTTATTTTATTCAAATTTTCCTTGAGAAGCTGTTCATTATTTTCATTGTATCTTATTTCTCTAAAAATCAATGTTTCTAACATTATTTCCTACTGCTGTGGTTTCACTTTTCATTAAAATATTCCTTGTCTTTTAACTAAAAGTCTGTTTCACACAGCATCTCCTTTCCCTTTTCATTAATTTTTATTTTTATAAAATTTCAAAAAATTATTTAAAGTTTAAGTAAAAAATTCATAGTTCAGAATAAAATTTTTTTAATTCCAAATCCAAACTGAAATATTATATTTATAATTTAAATAGCGTTTAAAATTATAAAATTAAGAATTAAATTTTTGAAATTATAGAATTTATATTTAATTAAAATAAAAATTATAAAGTTATATAAATATATCCAAATTTCTTAACTTATTTTACCATAAATAACAATTTTAGTAAATAACATTATTCAGAAAATTTTTTTATGGCTTCTTAAAATTACAATTAAAAAATTGGATAAAATGGGAGAATTAAGGTTTATTTTAATTTTGCAATTTTATTTCCAACTTCCTGACTTCCAGATTTTACAGCTTTTTCATACCATTCTCTAGCTTCCTTTGTGTTTTTTTCTACACCTTTTCCAGTTGCATACAAATCTCCAAGTGCTTCATACATTGGGGCTGTAACTTTATCCATTCTGCCATCCGTTTTTTTATAAAGTTCTACTGATCTTGCATAATCTCCTGCTTTTTCATGAATTTTCCCTAGATTATATCGTGAAGTCAAATCTCCGCTGCTATCTCCAATTTCATAGTAAAATGCAGCATCATCAAGGCTCTTTTTCACTCCAAGTCCTTTTTCGGACATTATTCCCAAGTATCTTGGCCCTTTCATATCTCCACCATCTGTCGCTTTTGAAAAGAAATTGTAAGCCTTTTTGTAGTCTTTTTCCACTCCAAAACCTTCAAGATAAAGAACTCCCATATTCGTCATTGCCCTGTAGCTTCCTTTTTCAACAGCTTTTTTGCTCCATTCCATAGATTTCTTATAATCCACCTTTACTCCATTTCCATGAAGATACATTTCCCCAAGTTCAGTTTGTGCCGCCACATCTCCCTTTTGAGCTTTTTTTATTAATTCCTTCAATTTATCATCCTGTCTACTTTCAATATTTGACTTATTTTGAGAATTTTGCGATTTTTTACCTTTTTTTCCACAGCTGAATAATAAAATTAATATCAATACTGCGATAATATATTTTTTTTTCATAATTTCCCTCTTTTCTTTTTATATCCTTGTCTTTTTTACAAATCAACATTTATTGTAAATAACTTTTACATATTATGTCTTAATAACTATAAAATATTTCCATAGTTTTTTTATTTATTCCAAAATTTTATCATAAAATTTTCCCAGCTCATTCTTTTTAACTTTTAAGAAAATAAATATATCTAGTAAATTATTATCCCTGCAATTGCCGCAATTATCGTGAGCAATATTGGATTTATCTTCCATTTTAGCACAAGTGCCACCGAAACAATAAATATCACCACACTTTTCCAGTCTATAAAGTTATTTTTATCAATCAGCATTATCGCAGCCGCCAAAATCAGTCCAACAACAACAATTTTTAAGCCTGCAAACGCATTGTCCATATATTTGTTATCCTGAAATTTTAAATAGAATTTGCTAAAAACTGTCATTATAATAACTGATGGAAGAATTAATCCCAATGTAGCGACTGTCCCCATTATAAATGCCTCCCAGAATCCTGCCTCATTTCCAGTCAGATAACCAACATAAGTTGCGGCATTTAATGAAATCGGCCCCGGCGTTACTTGTGAAATTGCCACAATGTCTGTAAACTGCTGTACATTCACCCATTTATGAAAATCTACAACATCAGCCTGAATAAGTGGTAAAACTGCATATCCACCACCAAAACTGAACAACCCTATTTTAAAAAATACAAAAAATAATATCAATAATACTGTCAAATTCATTTATTTCCCCTCCAGATCATCCAGACATTCCCTAAAACAGCACCTAAAATAATCATAACGATAGGTGGGAATTTAAGAAAAGCCACCATTACTGCCACCAAAATAACAATCCACAACGTCTTTCCATTAATTTTAGCCGATTTTCCAATTGTATAGACACTTGCCGCAATTAATGCAACCACCATCGGCCTTATCGCCTTAAATGCCTTTATCACATATATATTATCTTGTATGTTGCTAAATAATGAAGCTATGACAAGAATAATTATGAACGAAGGCAATGTCGCCCCCAGCACTGTAGTTATAAGCCCCAACATTCTTTTCATCTTATATCCCACAAAAACCGAAACATTTACAGCCAATGCACCTGGTGAAGACTGAGCAAGTGCCAAAAGTTTTACAAACTCCTCTTCCTCAATCCATTTTTTCTTATTCACAATTTCATTCTGTATGAGCGGAACCATAGCATATCCACCACCAAGAGTAAACGTTCCTATCTTAAAAAAAATCCAGAATAATTCTAAATATACTTTCATTTCATTACCTTTCTGCTTCTTATTTTATTTTTCATTCTATCACAGAAACTGCAAAAAGACAACAAACTTGTCATTCAAGGACAGAGTAAAAAATTTAGGAACTATTTTTATAAAACCCGAACAATAAAATTTTTCAACAAAAGAAATTTCAAGTAAAATCAAATTTTTAAATAACAAAAAAATCAGTCAAACTTAAATTTATTTTTTTATTATTATAAATTTTATAAAATATTTTTTACTCTCTAAACGCTGTAATTACAGACTTTGTTAAATATATAGATAAATTTTGGAAAAAATGTAAAAAAATTTTAAAAAATAATTGACAAAAATATTAAATAGTGATATATTATACCTGTTAGCAATCATATAAATAGAGTGCTAATAAAATAAAAATAGTTTTTAACTAAAAAATTTAATAAGAAAAAGGTGATAGATATGGAACAAAACTTTACACAAAAAAGTATTGAGGCTATTTCAGAGGCTAATAACTTTGCGATTAGATACAGACATTCTGATATAAAGGTGGAACATTTACTGCTTGCACTTGTGGGGCAGATGGATGGATTGATTCCTAGTGTTCTTAAAAAAATGGGAATTGATACGACTGATATGATTAGGAAGATTGAGAGCAAACTGGAAAGTTTTCCTAAGATTGAAGGTGGAAATAGTGAGCCAAGAGCGAATGGAGAATTAAATAGAGTTCTCGTTGGAGCAAGAGATATTGCTAAGAAAATGGGGGACAGCTATATTAGTACAGAACATTTGTTTTTGGTAAGTTATGATAATAACAACTTTTTGAAAGATTACGGAATAAATAGGAAACAGTTTGAAACTGTGCTTGAAAGTGTAAGAGGAGGTAGAAAAATTATGACAGATAATCCAGAAAGTACATATGAAGCGTTAGATAAATTTGGAAAAGATCTGGTGGAACTGGCACGGAAAGGGAAACTCGATCCGATTATTGGGAGAGATAATGAAATTCGACGGGCTATACAGATTTTATCAAGAAGAAATAAAAATAATCCGATTCTGATTGGAGAGCCTGGAGTTGGGAAAACAGCCATTGCAGAAGGGATTGCACAAAGAATATTGAAGGGCGATGTGCCTGAAAACTTGAAGGATAAAACAATTTTCTCACTTGATATGGGTGCTTTGGTTGCAGGTGCGAAATACCGTGGGGAATTTGAGGAAAGATTGAAAGCGGTACTAGAAGAAATTGAAAAAAGTGAAGGGAGAATAATTCTTTTCATTGATGAAGTACATAATATTGTGGGAGCAGGAAAAACAGAAGGATCTATGGATGCTGGAAACCTTTTAAAGCCAATGCTTGCACGTGGGGAAATAAAGGTTATCGGAGCTACTACGATTGATGAATATAGAAAATATATCGAAAAGGATGCGGCACTTGAGCGTAGATTTCAGCCTGTAATGGTAGATGAGCCGACTGTGGAAGATACAATTTCAATTTTACGTGGATTGAAGGAAAAATTTGAAATTTTCCATGGAATTAGAATTACGGACAATGCGATAGTTACAGCTGCTACAATGAGTGACAGATATATTAATGACAGATTTTTGCCTGATAAAGCGATTGACTTGATTGACGAGGCGGCTGCAAAAGTGAAGACTGAAATTAATTCGATGCCGACAGAACTTGATGAAGTTACAAGACGTGTTATGCAGCTTGAAATTGAAAAAGTGGCACTTGAGAAGGAAAAAGATCAGGCTTCTAAGGATAGACTTGTTACATTGGAAAAAGAATTGGCAGAACTTAATGAGAAAAAGGCTGCGTTTAAGGCACAATGGGAAAGTGAAAAGCAGGAAGTTGAAAAGATTCAAAACATTAATACAGAAATTGAAAAAGTTAAACTTCAAATTGCTGATGCACAAAGAAAAAATGACTATAACAAACTGGCTGAACTGCAATACGGTAAATTGCCGGCACTGGAAAAACAAAGGGCAGATGAAGAAGAAAAAGCCAAAAATCAAAATCCAGATGCAAATAAATTATTAAAACAGGAAATTGACAGTGAAGAAATAGCAGAAATTGTTGGAAAATGGACTGGAATACCAGTTTCAAAATTGTTACAGGGAGAACGTGAAAAAATCTTACATCTTGCAGAACAAATGATGAAAAGGGTAATCGGGCAAGATGAAGCAATCACAACAATAAGCGACACAATAATCCGTTCACGTGCAGGACTGAAAGATCCAAACCGTCCAATTGGTTCATTCATTTTCCTAGGGCCAACAGGTGTTGGTAAGACTTA
Protein-coding regions in this window:
- a CDS encoding competence/damage-inducible protein A; amino-acid sequence: MKTEIICVGTELLVGDIVNTNAQYISAKLTNIGIDLYYQTTVGDNYGRLMECLENAFKRVDLVITTGGLGPTVDDITKEVVANYFGEELEVIERYYDLIVKKYNEKGFGEVASGGRKEASILKNSKLLENEVGLAPGFFYEKDNKKIIVLPGPPREMTWMVDNQVLPLLKQYSNDILLMKTLEIKGVPEGKIDDRLKNYFEMSNPTVAPYAKEGCVHVRIAMKGDRGSTDYLIAEIDKIANEIVEIYPQAVEVKEE
- a CDS encoding tetratricopeptide repeat protein codes for the protein MKKKYIIAVLILILLFSCGKKGKKSQNSQNKSNIESRQDDKLKELIKKAQKGDVAAQTELGEMYLHGNGVKVDYKKSMEWSKKAVEKGSYRAMTNMGVLYLEGFGVEKDYKKAYNFFSKATDGGDMKGPRYLGIMSEKGLGVKKSLDDAAFYYEIGDSSGDLTSRYNLGKIHEKAGDYARSVELYKKTDGRMDKVTAPMYEALGDLYATGKGVEKNTKEAREWYEKAVKSGSQEVGNKIAKLK
- a CDS encoding tetratricopeptide repeat protein, which translates into the protein MLETLIFREIRYNENNEQLLKENLNKIKENPDDVEVLKTLASIYHALKENDKAIKIYEKLVKLKPEEIETRAFLGYLYYENEELDKAEKNFNKALDISTEDEPFILFLLGNIYSRKGKISEAVDCYELAIFLDFDMYIAHIDFARKYEHMGRHKKALEEYKAAFRIDSRDEGLIEKIHYIENKYRNVIEEENKKNKKLNFGTANLGIV
- a CDS encoding chromate transporter, with product MNLTVLLILFFVFFKIGLFSFGGGYAVLPLIQADVVDFHKWVNVQQFTDIVAISQVTPGPISLNAATYVGYLTGNEAGFWEAFIMGTVATLGLILPSVIIMTVFSKFYLKFQDNKYMDNAFAGLKIVVVGLILAAAIMLIDKNNFIDWKSVVIFIVSVALVLKWKINPILLTIIAAIAGIIIY
- the treC gene encoding alpha,alpha-phosphotrehalase, whose amino-acid sequence is MKKNFNQKWWHKSVVYQIYPKSFNDTTGSGEGDIRGIIEKLDYLKELGVEVIWITPMYKSPQNDNGYDISDYYNIDPNYGTMADFEEMLAEAHKRDLKIVMDIVVNHSSTENEWFKKSEAGDPEYKDFYIWKDAVDGKEPTNWQSKFGGNAWQYSEKRGQYYLHLFDVTQADLNWENENVRKKVYEMIKFWLNKGVDGFRLDVINLISKDQRFLNDDGTDTRFVPDGRRFYTDGPRIHEFLKEMNREAFGGGELITVGEMSSTSLENCIRYSNPDEKELSMAFSFHHLKVDYPNGEKWAKAPFDFVELKKIFSKWQIGMYEGNGWNATFWNNHDQPRALSRFGNDKEYHNESAKMLATVLHGLQGTPYIYQGEEFGMTNPYFDDISKYRDVESTNNYKILLDKGCSEEEAIEILMQKSRDNSRTPVQWNDSENAGFTTGTPWIGVPENYKTINAEAALKDKNSVFYHYKKLIDLRRNEELIVTGKYEDIDLENKNVYAYKRVGENGELVVISNFYEPEAEFELEKNGIKGLENAQILLSNYETNPEIKGEKIILKPYESIIFKK
- a CDS encoding tRNA lysidine(34) synthetase, with the translated sequence MVNLLCETILPDCPMKDVKEIEKSITTTYKKSIWAKFLKAISDFDMIQDGDKIAIGVSGGKDSLLLVKLFQELKKDRRKNFEFKAVSLNPGFRNSDLDNFKNNLDKLNIDCDIINTNIWEIANEKAKDYPCFLCAKMRRGILYTQVEELGFNKLTLGHHFDDVIETTLINMLYAGTMKTMTPKVPSTSGKLELIRPLIYVKEADIIDYTKTNGIRAMNCGCTIEAGKTSSKRREVKNLLAELEEKNPGVKQSVFNSMKNINLDYVFGYTGGKEAE
- the clpB gene encoding ATP-dependent chaperone ClpB codes for the protein MEQNFTQKSIEAISEANNFAIRYRHSDIKVEHLLLALVGQMDGLIPSVLKKMGIDTTDMIRKIESKLESFPKIEGGNSEPRANGELNRVLVGARDIAKKMGDSYISTEHLFLVSYDNNNFLKDYGINRKQFETVLESVRGGRKIMTDNPESTYEALDKFGKDLVELARKGKLDPIIGRDNEIRRAIQILSRRNKNNPILIGEPGVGKTAIAEGIAQRILKGDVPENLKDKTIFSLDMGALVAGAKYRGEFEERLKAVLEEIEKSEGRIILFIDEVHNIVGAGKTEGSMDAGNLLKPMLARGEIKVIGATTIDEYRKYIEKDAALERRFQPVMVDEPTVEDTISILRGLKEKFEIFHGIRITDNAIVTAATMSDRYINDRFLPDKAIDLIDEAAAKVKTEINSMPTELDEVTRRVMQLEIEKVALEKEKDQASKDRLVTLEKELAELNEKKAAFKAQWESEKQEVEKIQNINTEIEKVKLQIADAQRKNDYNKLAELQYGKLPALEKQRADEEEKAKNQNPDANKLLKQEIDSEEIAEIVGKWTGIPVSKLLQGEREKILHLAEQMMKRVIGQDEAITTISDTIIRSRAGLKDPNRPIGSFIFLGPTGVGKTYLTKTLAFNLFDDESNIIRIDMSEYMDKFSTTRLIGAPPGYVGYEEGGQLTEAVRRKPYSVILFDEIEKAHPDVFNILLQLLDDGRLTDGKGKVVDFKNTIIIMTSNIGSEIILEDPQVSEPTKEAVLNEMKHRFKPEFLNRIDDIIVFKALGKESVKNIISLILEEINDKLKEQYIKIEFTDKALDYIVNEAYDPAYGARPLKRFVQKDIETNLSKMILSNEVPENSTVVLDSDGEKLIYDVKK
- a CDS encoding chromate transporter gives rise to the protein MKVYLELFWIFFKIGTFTLGGGYAMVPLIQNEIVNKKKWIEEEEFVKLLALAQSSPGALAVNVSVFVGYKMKRMLGLITTVLGATLPSFIIILVIASLFSNIQDNIYVIKAFKAIRPMVVALIAASVYTIGKSAKINGKTLWIVILVAVMVAFLKFPPIVMIILGAVLGNVWMIWRGNK